In Sporichthyaceae bacterium, the following are encoded in one genomic region:
- a CDS encoding Mrp/NBP35 family ATP-binding protein yields the protein MTGLMHDLATTVYAVASGKGGVGKSTVTANLAVTLARSGKRVGVLDADVWGYSIPGLFGVRENPRVSDGRMVPLRAHGVALMSVGFLVPDGAPVMWRGPMLHKALEQFLLDVAWGELDVLLLDLPPGTGDIQLSLLELLPSAALVAVTTPQPAAHSVAARVVTMARDAALPIAGVVENMSSAVCDCCGERTELFGSGGGERLAELAGAPLLGQVPLDRAARLAGDRGMPVVLSDPDAASARVLVDVAARLPVVRRSLIGRSLPLSVV from the coding sequence GTGACCGGCTTGATGCATGACCTGGCGACCACGGTCTATGCGGTGGCCAGCGGCAAGGGCGGGGTCGGCAAGTCCACGGTGACCGCGAATCTGGCGGTGACACTGGCCCGGTCGGGCAAACGCGTGGGGGTGTTGGACGCGGATGTGTGGGGGTACTCGATCCCCGGCCTGTTCGGTGTGCGGGAGAACCCGCGGGTGAGCGACGGGCGCATGGTGCCGCTGCGGGCGCACGGCGTCGCGCTGATGTCGGTCGGGTTCCTGGTGCCCGACGGCGCGCCGGTGATGTGGCGCGGGCCGATGCTGCACAAGGCGTTGGAGCAATTCCTGCTCGATGTGGCCTGGGGCGAGCTCGACGTGCTGTTGCTGGACCTGCCGCCGGGCACCGGCGACATCCAGCTGTCGCTGTTGGAGTTGCTGCCGTCCGCCGCGCTGGTGGCGGTGACCACCCCGCAACCGGCCGCGCACTCAGTGGCCGCGCGGGTGGTGACCATGGCCCGGGACGCTGCGCTGCCCATCGCGGGCGTGGTGGAGAACATGAGCAGTGCCGTGTGCGATTGCTGCGGCGAGCGCACGGAGCTGTTCGGATCGGGCGGCGGAGAGCGTTTGGCGGAGTTGGCCGGGGCGCCGCTGCTCGGTCAGGTGCCCTTGGACCGGGCGGCGCGCTTGGCCGGGGACCGGGGCATGCCAGTGGTGCTCAGCGATCCTGACGCCGCGTCAGCTCGGGTGCTGGTTGATGTCGCCGCCCGGCTGCCGGTGGTGCGCCGATCGCTGATCGGACGGTCACTGCCGCTGTCCGTGGTCTGA
- a CDS encoding acyl-CoA dehydrogenase family protein: MDFTATDEHRDLRAAVVAVCGEFGSEYWLEHAASRTPTTDLWSAMGKQGFLGVNIPEEYGGGGMGLSEVAIVCEEMGAAGCPLLLIVVSTAISAEVIARFGSPAQKEKYLPGLATGETKIVFAITEPDAGSNSHNISTTATRDGDDYILRGTKYYISGVDEADAILVVTRTGIDERTGRGKLSLFVVDTDTPGLAATPLSVDVAMPEKQFTLFFDEVRVSADRLIGVEGEGFEQVFHGLNPERITGAAMCIGVGRYALAKAARYANDRAVWGKPIGTHQGVAHPLAKAKIEVDLAALMTTKAAWLHDHGLPAGSAANMAKYAAAEASIAALDAAIQTHGGNGVSTEFGLIPYWGMARLLRIAPVNREMILNYVAQHDLGLPKSY, encoded by the coding sequence ATGGACTTCACCGCGACCGACGAGCACCGTGACCTCCGAGCCGCGGTCGTCGCCGTCTGCGGGGAATTTGGTTCCGAGTACTGGCTGGAGCACGCCGCGTCCCGTACTCCCACCACAGACCTGTGGTCGGCGATGGGCAAGCAGGGCTTTCTCGGGGTGAACATCCCGGAGGAGTACGGCGGCGGCGGGATGGGCCTGTCCGAGGTGGCCATCGTCTGCGAGGAGATGGGTGCCGCCGGCTGCCCACTGCTGCTGATCGTGGTCTCCACCGCGATCAGCGCCGAGGTCATCGCCCGGTTCGGTTCGCCGGCCCAGAAGGAGAAGTACCTGCCCGGCCTGGCCACCGGCGAGACGAAGATCGTCTTCGCGATCACCGAACCGGACGCCGGCTCCAACAGCCACAACATCTCCACCACCGCGACGCGAGATGGCGACGACTACATCCTGCGCGGCACCAAGTACTACATCTCCGGGGTGGACGAGGCGGACGCGATCCTGGTCGTCACCCGCACCGGCATCGACGAGCGCACCGGCCGCGGCAAGCTCTCGCTGTTCGTGGTGGACACCGACACCCCCGGCTTGGCGGCGACCCCGTTGTCGGTGGACGTCGCGATGCCGGAGAAGCAGTTCACCCTGTTCTTCGACGAGGTCCGGGTGTCCGCCGACCGGCTGATCGGCGTCGAGGGCGAAGGCTTCGAACAGGTCTTCCACGGCCTGAACCCGGAGCGCATCACCGGCGCCGCCATGTGCATCGGGGTGGGCCGCTACGCGCTGGCCAAGGCCGCCCGCTACGCCAACGACCGCGCGGTGTGGGGTAAGCCGATCGGCACCCACCAGGGGGTCGCGCACCCGCTGGCCAAGGCCAAGATCGAAGTGGACCTGGCCGCGCTGATGACCACCAAGGCCGCTTGGCTGCACGACCATGGACTGCCCGCCGGCTCCGCGGCGAACATGGCCAAGTACGCCGCCGCTGAGGCGAGCATCGCCGCGCTGGACGCCGCCATCCAGACCCACGGCGGCAATGGGGTCAGCACCGAGTTCGGGCTGATCCCGTACTGGGGCATGGCCCGCCTGCTGCGTATCGCCCCGGTGAACCGGGAGATGATCCTGAACTATGTCGCGCAGCACGACCTCGGGCTCCCCAAGAGTTACTGA